In Amphiura filiformis chromosome 1, Afil_fr2py, whole genome shotgun sequence, the following are encoded in one genomic region:
- the LOC140165648 gene encoding uncharacterized protein: MKSLSIFCMVCVLLAVDILVEVNARLVFTVPLNGTLDQSSPGYHSYYPPGSRRYTINGPDDHCLRESIPELYTARLDDELSIGEETSDDEEVLLRNSAVNPEDDDVLRMPPHLRNPPRPPGGDEVQRKAPLLRNPPGPPGPPLGDQVQRKAPLLRNPPGPPGTPGPPLGDQVQRKAPLLRNPLDRL, encoded by the exons ATGAAGTCACTCAGTATTTTCTGTATGGTTTGTGTACTTTTAGCAGTCGACATTCTGGTTGAAGTTAATGCAC GACTTGTCTTCACTGTTCCACTAAATGGTACCCTGGACCAATCGTCTCCTGGATACCACTCATATTACCCTCCAGGTTCACGCCGTTACACCATCAACGGACCTGATGACCACTGTCTACGAGAATCAATACCTGAACTCTACACTGCAAGATTAGATGATGAGCTTAGCATTGGGGAAG AGACGTCCGATGATGAGGAAGTTCTTTTGCGTAATTCCGCTGTAAACCCTGAAGATGACGACGTTCTGCGAATGCCCCCTCATTTGCGCAATCCCCCTCGACCCCCTGGAGGTGATGAAGTTCAGCGAAAGGCCCCTCTTTTGCGTAATCCCCCTGGACCCCCTGGACCGCCTTTAGGTGATCAAGTTCAGCGAAAGGCCCCTCTTTTGCGTAATCCCCCTGGACCCCCTGGAACACCTGGACCCCCTTTAGGTGATCAAGTTCAGCGAAAGGCCCCTCTTTTGCGTAATCCCCTGGACCGCCTTTAG